From the Halomonas meridiana genome, one window contains:
- a CDS encoding KilA-N domain-containing protein, translating into MNSNIATESSQLPVIAGHEITTDEHGRFSLNAIHKASGEGEHKRPSKWTVTAQAKELIEELESQSPKSGFAAIGSKHGGSSRGTYAHELLAVSYAGWISARFQLQVNQVFLDYRMGKLTRVQNDHTPKRIGKTTTQDRAPLKQLVNTIVDARTRRGHPSDYSSAWREINGYLGLESIQDATHEQIELGITFARKVLEGELCSPQAALPDQAESLEIHYPLERWSEINSGLAYAWKHQPPLGCKGRQARFVRPEHVSGDPAHSVSPTLMLLGELVAAGYDVGACRAEVQAMRSMLDDLSSVHSRILEALGRQISYPVIFSH; encoded by the coding sequence ATGAATTCTAACATCGCAACCGAATCTTCGCAGCTACCCGTTATCGCTGGGCATGAAATTACAACTGATGAGCATGGTCGTTTTAGCCTTAATGCTATCCATAAGGCCAGCGGAGAAGGTGAGCATAAGCGCCCATCAAAATGGACGGTAACAGCCCAGGCAAAAGAGCTTATTGAGGAGCTTGAATCCCAAAGCCCGAAATCGGGCTTTGCTGCAATCGGCTCAAAGCATGGCGGTTCAAGCCGAGGCACGTACGCTCATGAGTTATTAGCTGTCAGCTACGCAGGATGGATTAGCGCTCGCTTTCAACTACAGGTTAATCAGGTGTTTCTCGATTACCGCATGGGTAAGCTGACCCGTGTTCAAAATGACCACACCCCCAAGCGTATCGGCAAAACCACCACCCAGGACCGCGCGCCACTCAAGCAACTGGTCAACACCATCGTCGATGCTCGCACTCGTCGCGGTCATCCGTCTGACTACAGCAGCGCATGGCGAGAGATTAACGGCTATCTCGGACTCGAAAGCATTCAAGATGCCACTCACGAACAAATCGAGCTAGGCATCACCTTTGCTCGCAAAGTGCTGGAAGGGGAGTTGTGCAGCCCACAGGCGGCGCTGCCGGATCAAGCCGAAAGCCTGGAAATTCACTACCCGCTCGAACGCTGGTCAGAAATTAACTCAGGACTGGCTTATGCCTGGAAGCATCAGCCGCCCTTGGGGTGCAAGGGGCGTCAAGCACGATTCGTGCGGCCTGAACATGTATCTGGCGATCCAGCCCATAGCGTTTCTCCCACTCTGATGCTGCTGGGCGAGCTCGTCGCCGCTGGCTATGACGTTGGAGCTTGCCGGGCAGAAGTGCAGGCCATGCGTAGTATGCTAGACGATCTGAGCAGCGTGCATAGCCGCATTCTGGAGGCTTTAGGCCGCCAAATTTCCTACCCTGTTATTTTTAGCCACTAA